One window of Mycoplasma cottewii genomic DNA carries:
- a CDS encoding BMP family ABC transporter substrate-binding protein, producing MKKLLTALTALVATAAPISATVSCRRARVTEGVKGQRVMMITDGGNIRDHSFNEGSWEAILQYGMNIHEKFGITNEEEARALDYASSVGENKWDDQKKNFGQIDFENAKKTNGNYVEALEGASKDDFITAYNTAANKGADALFLAGFKHAESIKEAVDIMNGKTVVFLDFAYDGPGREKVISIVYKSELAGFNAGWDALMWANLPKMTSLNSGIFAKDVVEKSAQGKKTEIPVQGSLRSKNHVSVGMFGGLSNKNAVDNFLWGLLAAMNLYNNVMAGQTIKLKDVKGQEVEYTLQKVEFANGNGNSTAQRQEVNSIDNLTNDDWFTGGFAHGQATRSSVMPKLFKNEADIIFPVAGPQTNDVLEYELAGEFKPYVIGVDADQVTSIGQERTGTNKRFITSAKKNIISASVYALERAKSLQKATVGDKEYTSTKYENELKDGHILSGIEPDWSISSSRRADQKWDAGKGGNVTNSANLAVQSIDYAKGSSKKISEILKEVLGKTGNEFKDYLSSNSLGHFVNEVNKILAEGKNWTELKLSEDGIAGIKDYINLLNTTNIEKK from the coding sequence ATGAAAAAACTTTTAACAGCCTTAACTGCGTTAGTTGCAACAGCTGCGCCAATTTCTGCTACAGTTTCATGTAGAAGAGCAAGAGTTACCGAAGGGGTAAAAGGGCAAAGAGTTATGATGATAACAGATGGTGGTAACATCCGAGATCACTCATTTAACGAAGGTTCATGAGAAGCTATTCTACAGTATGGAATGAATATTCATGAAAAATTTGGTATAACAAACGAAGAAGAAGCAAGAGCTTTAGATTATGCTTCATCAGTTGGTGAAAATAAATGAGATGATCAAAAGAAAAACTTTGGTCAAATTGATTTTGAAAACGCTAAAAAAACAAACGGAAACTATGTAGAAGCTCTTGAAGGAGCATCAAAAGATGACTTTATAACTGCGTATAACACAGCTGCTAATAAAGGAGCTGATGCTCTATTTTTAGCAGGATTTAAACACGCTGAATCAATTAAAGAAGCAGTCGACATAATGAATGGTAAAACTGTTGTGTTTTTAGACTTTGCTTATGATGGTCCTGGACGTGAAAAAGTTATTTCAATAGTTTATAAATCAGAATTAGCAGGATTTAATGCGGGATGAGATGCATTAATGTGAGCTAACTTGCCAAAAATGACAAGTTTAAATAGCGGTATCTTCGCTAAAGATGTTGTAGAAAAATCTGCTCAAGGTAAAAAAACAGAAATACCTGTTCAAGGATCATTAAGAAGTAAAAACCATGTATCAGTTGGTATGTTTGGTGGATTAAGCAACAAAAATGCTGTTGATAACTTCTTATGAGGTTTACTAGCTGCAATGAATTTATACAACAATGTGATGGCGGGTCAAACTATTAAATTAAAAGATGTTAAAGGGCAAGAAGTAGAATATACTTTACAAAAAGTTGAATTCGCTAACGGAAATGGAAATAGCACAGCTCAAAGACAAGAAGTTAACAGCATTGATAATCTTACTAATGATGACTGATTCACTGGTGGTTTTGCTCATGGACAAGCTACACGTTCAAGTGTAATGCCTAAATTATTTAAAAATGAAGCAGATATTATATTCCCAGTTGCTGGACCTCAAACTAACGACGTCTTAGAATACGAATTAGCAGGTGAATTTAAACCATATGTAATTGGTGTTGATGCCGATCAAGTTACTTCAATTGGTCAAGAAAGAACAGGAACAAACAAGAGATTCATCACAAGTGCTAAGAAAAACATCATTTCAGCATCTGTTTATGCATTAGAAAGAGCAAAATCACTACAAAAAGCTACTGTAGGAGATAAAGAATACACTAGCACTAAATATGAAAATGAACTAAAAGACGGACATATCTTATCTGGAATTGAACCTGATTGATCAATTTCATCATCAAGAAGAGCAGATCAAAAATGAGATGCAGGAAAAGGTGGAAATGTTACAAATTCTGCAAACTTAGCAGTTCAATCTATAGATTATGCGAAAGGAAGTTCTAAAAAAATATCTGAAATTTTAAAAGAAGTTTTAGGAAAAACTGGAAACGAATTTAAGGATTATTTAAGTTCAAATTCATTAGGTCACTTTGTAAATGAAGTAAACAAAATACTAGCTGAAGGTAAAAACTGAACTGAATTAAAACTTTCTGAAGATGGAATTGCGGGAATTAAAGATTACATAAACCTTTTAAACACAACTAATATTGAAAAAAAATAA
- a CDS encoding ABC transporter ATP-binding protein, translating to MKSLSNENLYAIEMENITKTFLNGAIVANDDVTIRVKKGEIHAIVGENGAGKSTLMSILFGLYQPTEGKIKVNGKEEIISNPIKANKLGIGMVHQHFKLVEVNTVFENIILGVEETKNKIFLNKTKMRAELIEIMDKYDLHVDLDAKIQNISVGMQQRVEILKILYRKADILVFDEPTAVLTPQQIDGLLRVMQNLQKSGKTIIFISHKMDEIKKVANTATVIRLGRKIIDLDVSKVTGNEIAEAMVGRKLIEVKNEYTKPLSDQPILDVINLTVKKNSNPKVFGLETFNINVKPGEIVAVAGVEGNGQKELVEAITGLTKPVSGGVVFKGVNIVNYSIKKRYDMGLAHIPEDRHKHGLLLDFTVQENVVSQELDKEPFSKFGFINRNAISRYAQSVINDFDVRGSRSGTANARGLSGGNQQKVIVGREIRKQHDLLVVVQPTRGLDVGAIEYIHSEILKEKESGKGVLLVSYELNEVMALADRIVVINKGRFIGEVPGKGAKKEEIGLLMTGQTLDKIKKTKTKMEVNA from the coding sequence ATGAAATCATTAAGTAATGAAAATTTATATGCCATAGAAATGGAAAATATAACAAAGACATTTCTAAATGGTGCTATTGTTGCAAATGATGATGTAACAATTAGAGTTAAAAAAGGTGAAATTCACGCTATCGTCGGTGAAAACGGTGCTGGTAAATCAACTTTAATGTCAATTCTATTTGGTTTATATCAGCCAACAGAGGGTAAGATAAAAGTTAATGGGAAAGAAGAGATAATTTCAAACCCAATTAAAGCTAATAAACTAGGTATCGGTATGGTTCACCAACACTTTAAGTTAGTTGAAGTAAATACGGTTTTTGAAAATATTATTTTAGGTGTTGAAGAAACAAAAAATAAAATTTTCTTAAATAAAACAAAAATGCGCGCAGAGTTAATAGAAATTATGGATAAATATGATCTACACGTAGATCTAGATGCAAAAATTCAAAATATTTCTGTTGGTATGCAACAGCGTGTTGAGATATTAAAAATTTTATATAGAAAAGCTGATATTCTAGTTTTTGATGAACCTACTGCTGTTTTAACTCCTCAACAAATTGATGGATTGTTAAGGGTTATGCAAAATCTTCAAAAATCAGGAAAAACAATTATCTTCATTTCACATAAAATGGATGAAATTAAGAAAGTAGCAAATACTGCAACTGTTATTAGATTAGGTAGAAAAATAATTGATTTAGATGTTTCTAAAGTAACTGGTAATGAAATTGCTGAGGCAATGGTTGGTAGAAAATTAATTGAAGTGAAAAATGAGTATACTAAACCGTTATCAGATCAACCTATTCTTGATGTAATAAATTTAACAGTCAAAAAAAATTCGAATCCTAAAGTATTTGGATTAGAAACTTTTAATATAAATGTAAAACCTGGTGAAATTGTTGCAGTTGCCGGAGTTGAAGGAAATGGTCAAAAAGAACTAGTTGAAGCTATTACTGGACTAACTAAACCGGTATCTGGTGGGGTAGTATTTAAAGGTGTAAACATCGTTAACTATAGTATTAAAAAAAGATACGATATGGGATTAGCTCATATTCCTGAAGATCGTCATAAACACGGTCTATTGCTAGACTTTACAGTACAAGAAAATGTTGTAAGTCAAGAATTAGATAAAGAACCATTTTCTAAATTCGGATTTATAAATAGAAATGCTATTTCAAGATATGCTCAATCAGTGATAAACGATTTTGATGTTCGTGGTTCTAGAAGTGGAACAGCGAACGCAAGAGGATTATCGGGAGGAAATCAACAAAAAGTTATAGTTGGTAGAGAAATTAGAAAACAACATGATTTATTAGTTGTCGTTCAGCCAACTCGTGGTCTTGACGTTGGAGCTATTGAATATATTCACTCTGAAATATTAAAAGAAAAAGAAAGCGGAAAAGGTGTCTTATTAGTCTCTTATGAACTAAATGAGGTGATGGCATTAGCTGATAGAATTGTTGTTATTAATAAAGGAAGAT